From a region of the Robbsia betulipollinis genome:
- a CDS encoding DUF748 domain-containing protein, giving the protein MRRALTVAALALAVLAMGGALTAHLAARALRGEVIRLLGPTGHAERIDVGFSRITLDQVVIGAPAGWPAPYALRAQRVVLEPALWELLSHRVAIRRAVLDGAYLSIVRSREHGIALLPGMRAASDNPTNTAQATHPEETAGNANVRNGARTASATPYKVDIGNIVFHNGALDFFDGVVSQPAARVRIDALDATLGPLHFPELANATQIALAARIVGPQQSGPVRIDGWIAFHDQRSDLAMRFSQVDVQALRPYIQKGRAAFIQSGLVGVDVHSLVQSHQLHADGRVTLTHLQLAPATGPLAALTTLPRDAALAALQDRQGRIAFDFSLQGDLSDPTFSLEGDLSTRLAAGIAKALGVGAEGIARGVGDTSRGLGGALRELLGK; this is encoded by the coding sequence ATGCGGCGCGCACTGACCGTCGCGGCGCTCGCGCTGGCCGTCCTGGCGATGGGCGGAGCACTGACCGCGCACCTCGCGGCGCGCGCGCTGCGCGGCGAGGTGATCCGGCTGCTGGGCCCCACGGGTCACGCCGAGCGCATCGACGTGGGATTCTCGCGCATCACCCTCGATCAGGTGGTCATCGGCGCGCCCGCCGGCTGGCCTGCCCCCTACGCGCTGCGCGCGCAGCGCGTCGTCCTCGAACCGGCGCTCTGGGAACTGCTGTCGCATCGGGTCGCGATCCGACGCGCCGTGCTCGACGGCGCCTATCTGTCGATCGTGCGTTCTCGCGAGCACGGCATCGCCTTGCTGCCCGGCATGCGCGCGGCCTCCGACAACCCGACGAACACGGCACAAGCCACGCATCCGGAAGAAACCGCTGGCAACGCGAACGTGCGCAATGGCGCGCGCACCGCGTCCGCAACGCCCTACAAGGTCGATATCGGCAACATCGTTTTCCATAACGGCGCGCTCGATTTCTTCGACGGCGTAGTCTCCCAGCCCGCGGCGCGGGTGCGCATCGACGCGCTGGACGCCACGCTCGGTCCCCTGCATTTCCCCGAACTCGCCAACGCCACGCAAATCGCACTCGCCGCGCGCATCGTGGGCCCGCAACAAAGCGGCCCCGTGCGCATCGATGGCTGGATCGCCTTCCACGACCAGCGCTCCGACCTCGCCATGCGTTTCTCGCAAGTCGATGTGCAGGCGCTGCGCCCCTACATTCAGAAGGGCCGGGCCGCCTTCATCCAGAGCGGGCTGGTGGGCGTCGACGTGCATTCGCTCGTGCAGTCCCATCAACTGCATGCCGATGGCCGGGTCACGCTCACCCATTTGCAGCTTGCCCCGGCCACCGGCCCCCTCGCGGCGCTGACGACGTTGCCGCGCGATGCCGCCCTTGCCGCCCTGCAGGACCGTCAGGGCAGAATCGCTTTCGACTTTTCCCTGCAAGGCGATCTGTCCGATCCGACATTCTCGCTCGAAGGCGACCTCTCCACCCGCCTCGCCGCCGGCATCGCCAAAGCGCTGGGCGTCGGCGCGGAGGGCATCGCCCGCGGCGTCGGCGATACGTCCCGCGGTCTGGGCGGCGCGCTGCGGGAACTTCTCGGCAAATAA
- the ettA gene encoding energy-dependent translational throttle protein EttA, with product MAQYVFTMNRVGKIVPPKRQILKDISLSFFPGAKIGVLGLNGSGKSTLLKIMAGTDREIEGEATPMPNLTIGYLQQEPLLDAGQTVRQAVEQGLGEIFTAQQKLDAIYAAYAEPDADFDALAAEQAKYEAIIAASDGANPEQQLEVAADALRLPPWDAKIGNLSGGEKRRVALCQLLLSKPDMLLLDEPTNHLDAESVDWLEQFLTRFPGTVVAVTHDRYFLDNAAEWILELDRGHGIPWKGNYSSWLDQKEARLTQEESSESARRKAIKQELEWVRQNPKGRQAKSKARLARFDELNSQEYQKRNETQEIFIPVAERLGNEVITFDGVSKAYGDRLLIDNLSFTLPPGAIVGVIGPNGAGKSTLFRMIAGMETPDSGAVKIGPTVKLAHVGQSRDSLEGDKTVFEAIADGSDLLTVGRYETPSRAYLGRFNFKGGDQQKKVSNLSGGERGRLHLAKTLSAGGNVLLLDEPSNDLDVETLRALEDALLEFAGCVMVISHDRWFLDRIATHILAFEGDSQVVFFNGNYQEYEADRRVRLGEEAARPKRLRYRPITR from the coding sequence ATGGCACAGTACGTTTTCACGATGAATCGCGTGGGCAAGATCGTCCCGCCCAAGCGCCAGATTCTCAAGGATATTTCCCTCTCCTTCTTTCCTGGGGCGAAGATCGGCGTGCTCGGCCTGAACGGTTCGGGAAAATCCACGCTGTTGAAGATCATGGCGGGCACCGATCGCGAAATCGAGGGCGAGGCGACGCCGATGCCCAATCTGACGATCGGTTATCTGCAGCAGGAACCGCTGCTCGATGCCGGGCAGACGGTCCGTCAGGCGGTCGAACAGGGGCTGGGCGAGATTTTCACCGCGCAGCAGAAGCTCGATGCGATCTACGCGGCCTACGCCGAGCCGGACGCGGACTTCGATGCGCTCGCAGCGGAACAGGCGAAATACGAGGCGATCATCGCCGCCTCGGACGGCGCGAACCCCGAGCAGCAACTCGAAGTGGCCGCCGATGCGCTGCGTCTGCCGCCCTGGGACGCCAAGATCGGCAATCTGTCGGGAGGCGAGAAGCGCCGCGTGGCGCTATGCCAGTTGCTGCTGTCGAAGCCGGACATGCTGCTGCTCGACGAACCGACCAACCACCTCGATGCCGAATCGGTCGACTGGCTGGAGCAGTTCCTCACGCGTTTCCCGGGTACGGTCGTGGCCGTGACCCACGACCGCTACTTCCTGGACAACGCCGCCGAGTGGATCCTGGAACTCGACCGTGGACATGGGATCCCCTGGAAGGGCAACTACAGCAGCTGGCTCGACCAGAAGGAAGCGCGCCTGACGCAGGAAGAGTCGTCGGAATCCGCGCGCCGCAAGGCCATCAAGCAGGAACTGGAGTGGGTCCGCCAGAACCCGAAGGGCCGTCAGGCGAAATCGAAGGCACGCCTGGCCCGCTTCGACGAGCTGAACAGCCAGGAATACCAGAAACGCAACGAAACACAGGAAATCTTCATTCCCGTGGCCGAGCGCCTCGGCAACGAAGTCATCACCTTCGACGGCGTGAGCAAGGCCTATGGCGACCGCCTGCTGATCGACAACCTCAGCTTCACGCTGCCGCCGGGCGCGATCGTGGGCGTGATCGGTCCGAACGGCGCGGGCAAGTCGACGCTGTTCCGCATGATCGCCGGCATGGAAACGCCGGACAGCGGCGCGGTGAAGATCGGGCCGACGGTGAAGCTCGCGCACGTTGGCCAGAGCCGGGATTCGCTCGAGGGCGACAAGACCGTGTTCGAGGCGATCGCCGACGGTTCGGACCTGCTGACGGTCGGCCGCTACGAAACACCGTCGCGCGCCTACCTCGGCCGTTTCAACTTCAAGGGGGGCGACCAGCAGAAAAAGGTCTCGAACCTGTCCGGCGGCGAACGCGGACGTCTGCATCTGGCGAAGACGCTGTCCGCGGGCGGCAACGTGCTGCTGCTCGACGAACCGTCGAACGACCTGGACGTCGAAACCTTGCGGGCGCTGGAAGACGCGCTGCTCGAGTTCGCCGGCTGCGTGATGGTGATTTCCCACGACCGCTGGTTCCTCGACCGGATCGCGACGCATATCCTCGCGTTCGAAGGCGATTCGCAGGTCGTGTTCTTCAACGGCAACTATCAGGAATACGAGGCCGACCGACGCGTGCGTCTGGGCGAGGAAGCCGCGCGGCCGAAACGCCTGCGCTACCGGCCGATCACGCGCTGA